A portion of the Punica granatum isolate Tunisia-2019 chromosome 7, ASM765513v2, whole genome shotgun sequence genome contains these proteins:
- the LOC116212675 gene encoding 39S ribosomal protein L45, mitochondrial-like isoform X3, which yields MTLHSTKTTALSIYVNSVRSLATQVKPSAQARQRGAQISMFSPGFVYEPYAPREPIPFWKRWFTRSGWRRTKDDVILELKSAYAIAKLRRTGYTKQQFYLEAIDLYKKINFLVAHGDKKSLRKLVTEKMYSTLKNDIKQRTSMWSTVYWDMVEPAVKIRTLRARLHHLLRQIGVDKNDVNKVFVQLTLEFLTKQRFEAYDSNGKVVAGDKNKEILVRDIWVFEKSLFHTGAHWRLCGKIML from the exons ATGACTCTTCATTCCACGAAG ACAACTGCACTCTCAATTTACGTGAATTCTGTGAGATCATTGGCAACTCAAGTAAAACCTTCAGCCCAAGCTCGCCAGAGG GGGGCTCAAATTTCAATGTTTAGTCCTGGGTTTGTTTATGAACCATATGCTCCTCGTGAACCAATCCCGTTTTGGAAGAG ATGGTTCACACGAAGTGGTTGGCGAAGAACCAAAGATGATGTCATCCTAGAG CTTAAAAGTGCTTATGCCATCGCTAAGCTGAGAAGAACTGGATACACGAAACAGCAGTTCTACCTGGAGGCCATTGATTTATATAAGAAG ATAAACTTTCTGGTGGCTCATGGTGACAAAAAATCGCTGCGGAAGCTTGTTACAGAGAAAATGTACTCC ACGCTGAAAAATGATATTAAGCAGAGAACATCTATGTGGAGCACGGTTTACTGGGATATGGTTGAACCTGCTGTGAAGATACGAACTTTACGAGCTAGGCTT CACCATCTTCTGAGACAGATTGGAGTGGACAAAAATGACGTCAACAAAGTGTTTGTTCAACTAACGCTCGAGTTCTTAACTAAGCAG AGATTTGAGGCATATGATTCAAACGGCAAAGTAGTCGCTGGTGATAAAAATAAGGAG ATCCTCGTCCGGGACATCTGGGTATTTGAGAAATCTCTCTTTCACACTGGAGCACACTGGCGACTCTGCGGGAAGATCATGCTATGA
- the LOC116215370 gene encoding uncharacterized protein LOC116215370, translating to MGRVCGGRRLRRCASTTFLLCLVAFVLGSMAVNVIKWRHTSTSSAYSSSAADCRETDPNMKKVLQHRVALLKEEIDLRETVARESLKRTEAAIEMSIKTSARFQNEAAKCRICVETCEEGRERAEAELVKERRLTRLWEKRARKQGWTNNSIYVQG from the exons ATGGGTCGCGTGTGTGGTGGTCGGAGACTGCGCAGGTGCGCCTCCACGACATTTCTGCTGTGCTTGGTCGCATTCGTTCTGGGGTCGATGGCGGTCAATGTGATCAAGTGGAGGCATACTTCGACTTCCTCGGCCTACTCGAGCTCTGCTGCGG ACTGCAGGGAAACTGATCCCAATATGAAGAAAGTGTTGCAGCACAGAGTTGCTTTACTAAAGGAGGAAATAGATCTTCGCGAAACCGTCGCAAGAGAATCCCTCAAACGCACCGAGGCAGCAATAGAAATGAGTATTAAAACCTCAGCGAGATTTCAGAATGAGGCGGCGAAGTGTAGGATTTGTGTGGAGACTTgtgaagaaggaagagagagggCCGAAGCAGAGCTCGTCAAGGAGAGACGGCTCACGAGGCTGTGGGAGAAGCGGGCTCGCAAACAAGGGTGGACCAACAACTCAATATACGTACAGGGATAG
- the LOC116214371 gene encoding antifungal protein ginkbilobin-like protein, producing the protein MVALKVFAFAMVLLTSTLGIDPTNAKPDTIMTDWRCNGDLYKKGDPFADPYVLDDMVKETANSTGYNYYTKSPFSSLVAYGQVTCNRKLLYSDCVTCIMSARDHEQIFCYMSVGGQVILGDCTMKYEQYSFTDN; encoded by the coding sequence ATGGTCGCCCTCAAAGTATTTGCCTTTGCCATGGTACTACTAACTTCGACCTTAGGAATTGATCCCACGAATGCCAAGCCGGATACAATCATGACTGACTGGAGGTGTAACGGGGACTTGTACAAGAAAGGTGACCCATTTGCAGATCCCTATGTTCTCGATGATATGGTCAAGGAAACTGCAAATAGCACAGGCTACAACTACTACACTAAGTCGCCCTTTTCGAGCTTGGTAGCTTATGGGCAGGTTACATGCAACCGCAAACTTTTGTACTCTGATTGCGTCACTTGCATCATGTCCGCCAGGGACCACGAGCAAATTTTCTGTTATATGAGTGTTGGTGGCCAAGTGATACTGGGAGACTGTACAATGAAGTACGAGCAGTACTCTTTTACAGATAATTAA
- the LOC116212675 gene encoding 39S ribosomal protein L45, mitochondrial-like isoform X2, producing MAFRGLLQGARSLHRAPQLQGSPYLLGNSRSYSRVISSGCIFSLSHEDQNAPLLPRGSAMTLHSTKTTALSIYVNSVRSLATQVKPSAQARQRGAQISMFSPGFVYEPYAPREPIPFWKRWFTRSGWRRTKDDVILELKSAYAIAKLRRTGYTKQQFYLEAIDLYKKINFLVAHGDKKSLRKLVTEKMYSTLKNDIKQRTSMWSTVYWDMVEPAVKIRTLRARLIGVDKNDVNKVFVQLTLEFLTKQRFEAYDSNGKVVAGDKNKEILVRDIWVFEKSLFHTGAHWRLCGKIML from the exons ATGGCTTTTCGAGGACTGCTGCAGGGAGCTCGAAGTCTTCACCGGGCACCTCAGCTTCAAGGATCTCCATACCT GCTTGGAAACTCAAGAAGCTACTCAAGAGTGATCTCTAGTG GATGCATCTTTTCTTTGTCACATGAAGACCAAAATGCCCCTCTCCTACCTCGTGGAAGTGCAATGACTCTTCATTCCACGAAG ACAACTGCACTCTCAATTTACGTGAATTCTGTGAGATCATTGGCAACTCAAGTAAAACCTTCAGCCCAAGCTCGCCAGAGG GGGGCTCAAATTTCAATGTTTAGTCCTGGGTTTGTTTATGAACCATATGCTCCTCGTGAACCAATCCCGTTTTGGAAGAG ATGGTTCACACGAAGTGGTTGGCGAAGAACCAAAGATGATGTCATCCTAGAG CTTAAAAGTGCTTATGCCATCGCTAAGCTGAGAAGAACTGGATACACGAAACAGCAGTTCTACCTGGAGGCCATTGATTTATATAAGAAG ATAAACTTTCTGGTGGCTCATGGTGACAAAAAATCGCTGCGGAAGCTTGTTACAGAGAAAATGTACTCC ACGCTGAAAAATGATATTAAGCAGAGAACATCTATGTGGAGCACGGTTTACTGGGATATGGTTGAACCTGCTGTGAAGATACGAACTTTACGAGCTAGGCTT ATTGGAGTGGACAAAAATGACGTCAACAAAGTGTTTGTTCAACTAACGCTCGAGTTCTTAACTAAGCAG AGATTTGAGGCATATGATTCAAACGGCAAAGTAGTCGCTGGTGATAAAAATAAGGAG ATCCTCGTCCGGGACATCTGGGTATTTGAGAAATCTCTCTTTCACACTGGAGCACACTGGCGACTCTGCGGGAAGATCATGCTATGA
- the LOC116212675 gene encoding 39S ribosomal protein L45, mitochondrial-like isoform X1: MAFRGLLQGARSLHRAPQLQGSPYLLGNSRSYSRVISSGCIFSLSHEDQNAPLLPRGSAMTLHSTKTTALSIYVNSVRSLATQVKPSAQARQRGAQISMFSPGFVYEPYAPREPIPFWKRWFTRSGWRRTKDDVILELKSAYAIAKLRRTGYTKQQFYLEAIDLYKKINFLVAHGDKKSLRKLVTEKMYSTLKNDIKQRTSMWSTVYWDMVEPAVKIRTLRARLHHLLRQIGVDKNDVNKVFVQLTLEFLTKQRFEAYDSNGKVVAGDKNKEILVRDIWVFEKSLFHTGAHWRLCGKIML, encoded by the exons ATGGCTTTTCGAGGACTGCTGCAGGGAGCTCGAAGTCTTCACCGGGCACCTCAGCTTCAAGGATCTCCATACCT GCTTGGAAACTCAAGAAGCTACTCAAGAGTGATCTCTAGTG GATGCATCTTTTCTTTGTCACATGAAGACCAAAATGCCCCTCTCCTACCTCGTGGAAGTGCAATGACTCTTCATTCCACGAAG ACAACTGCACTCTCAATTTACGTGAATTCTGTGAGATCATTGGCAACTCAAGTAAAACCTTCAGCCCAAGCTCGCCAGAGG GGGGCTCAAATTTCAATGTTTAGTCCTGGGTTTGTTTATGAACCATATGCTCCTCGTGAACCAATCCCGTTTTGGAAGAG ATGGTTCACACGAAGTGGTTGGCGAAGAACCAAAGATGATGTCATCCTAGAG CTTAAAAGTGCTTATGCCATCGCTAAGCTGAGAAGAACTGGATACACGAAACAGCAGTTCTACCTGGAGGCCATTGATTTATATAAGAAG ATAAACTTTCTGGTGGCTCATGGTGACAAAAAATCGCTGCGGAAGCTTGTTACAGAGAAAATGTACTCC ACGCTGAAAAATGATATTAAGCAGAGAACATCTATGTGGAGCACGGTTTACTGGGATATGGTTGAACCTGCTGTGAAGATACGAACTTTACGAGCTAGGCTT CACCATCTTCTGAGACAGATTGGAGTGGACAAAAATGACGTCAACAAAGTGTTTGTTCAACTAACGCTCGAGTTCTTAACTAAGCAG AGATTTGAGGCATATGATTCAAACGGCAAAGTAGTCGCTGGTGATAAAAATAAGGAG ATCCTCGTCCGGGACATCTGGGTATTTGAGAAATCTCTCTTTCACACTGGAGCACACTGGCGACTCTGCGGGAAGATCATGCTATGA